A single window of Shewanella sp. Choline-02u-19 DNA harbors:
- a CDS encoding diguanylate cyclase domain-containing protein — protein sequence MKYNAYVLLTVFSVFFSTSVFSAAKDSGQPLVISMSDDSYPFQYVDENGVADGLLVDFWRQWARLNQQDVVFRPVNWQQSLDNVEQSLADIHIGMAKTPARLKLFDFAEPISKVNGYLYINKALTSINTLEKLIPYKIGVVKGAAHIDALLEKQPKLTFAYYANRQQLLDAVINNDVFVFAGLEGYLRESNISQKVIMSFPVNRRIAISEFAFYPAVKKGKASLLRTVMQGFSLVTPVERNNIERDWLGIQRSQNEVVVAMQTGVEPYADIGPNGLPHGLLVDIWKLWSDKTGLPIRFIAGDMQQGIVNVQRGIADVQLGYPESESMKSGLNRAHLIYQVSSRLFSYKTSFKTVEELKGKVFAVAPTSPYLTELIEALPDSDFYYVANVQQMIEAAESGRVDGFIAAAAWTQHYLLLKDRWEDFYQFKPIHFKTDLYVLNRNNDLDFSDRISKGFNAINSSELAAIERKWILNPADRIYSSTKKLVQLNSKQRAMIKSMGEIKVGFVNNWAPMEYKSDNGDYAGINSEVFKIISQELGLKLNYVEFSNWQTLLDALLRGDIDMSGSIVPTAQRQEKLVFSNSYWPAPWGLVSSLDSVSIFSLTELKGLRLAVVEGYHIVTDLMQEYPTLELVLVPNSHAGLNAVDEGLADVFIDKVMNLSAGLKEGQFSELKMSMLVDFSEQRSHIGINKRQQLLLPFINSVIDNIDRAQQQKIHQKWVSQTIEFGREDFENRLRLSIIVFSALAVLVIVALLANRRLRREVALRIAAENKMALFAKHDSLTKLPNRSMIEERLEQAILTHSREMSQFAVIFVDLDGFKAINDEYGHHVGDDYLIAISQALNNAVRRADTVGRLGGDEFIVILHKVDSISAVNDVAELLLQRLSSPFVIDQLSLSVSASMGIALYPADGDSVDTLLKTADRHMYRAKNAGGKSSRNSQQQ from the coding sequence TTGAAATATAACGCTTACGTGTTGCTGACTGTTTTCTCCGTCTTTTTTTCGACATCAGTATTTTCTGCAGCTAAAGATAGCGGGCAGCCATTAGTGATATCAATGAGCGATGATAGTTACCCGTTCCAATATGTCGATGAAAACGGGGTCGCTGATGGTCTCTTAGTCGATTTTTGGCGGCAATGGGCGCGTCTTAATCAACAAGACGTTGTGTTTAGGCCCGTTAATTGGCAGCAATCTTTAGACAATGTTGAGCAATCACTTGCCGATATTCACATTGGGATGGCAAAGACGCCTGCGAGGCTAAAATTATTCGATTTTGCTGAACCTATCTCAAAGGTAAATGGCTACCTTTATATTAATAAAGCTTTGACCAGTATCAATACCTTAGAAAAGCTTATTCCTTATAAAATTGGTGTTGTTAAGGGCGCAGCCCATATTGACGCGTTGCTCGAAAAGCAGCCGAAGCTGACTTTTGCTTATTACGCTAATCGTCAACAGTTACTGGATGCGGTGATTAACAATGACGTTTTTGTCTTTGCAGGTCTTGAAGGTTACCTGCGTGAGAGCAACATTAGTCAAAAAGTGATCATGTCATTTCCAGTTAATCGGCGTATCGCGATTAGTGAATTTGCATTTTATCCGGCGGTTAAAAAGGGTAAAGCGTCATTGTTACGGACCGTAATGCAAGGATTCAGTTTAGTTACGCCAGTAGAACGTAATAACATTGAACGTGATTGGCTGGGCATACAGCGCAGCCAGAACGAAGTTGTCGTGGCGATGCAGACCGGGGTTGAACCCTATGCGGATATTGGTCCCAACGGTTTACCACATGGTTTATTGGTTGATATTTGGAAATTATGGTCGGATAAAACGGGGTTGCCGATACGCTTTATTGCTGGAGACATGCAGCAAGGCATCGTGAATGTTCAACGGGGCATCGCGGATGTGCAGCTGGGTTACCCCGAAAGTGAGTCTATGAAGTCAGGACTCAATCGAGCCCATCTGATCTATCAAGTTAGCAGCAGGCTGTTTTCCTATAAAACGTCTTTTAAAACAGTTGAAGAGCTAAAGGGAAAAGTTTTTGCAGTCGCGCCTACATCGCCTTATCTAACCGAGTTAATTGAAGCCCTGCCGGATTCTGATTTTTACTATGTGGCCAATGTCCAGCAGATGATAGAAGCCGCTGAATCGGGCAGAGTGGACGGCTTTATTGCTGCAGCAGCATGGACACAACACTACTTATTGTTAAAAGATCGCTGGGAAGATTTTTACCAATTTAAACCGATCCATTTTAAAACCGACCTTTATGTATTAAATCGAAACAATGATCTCGATTTTTCTGATCGTATTTCAAAAGGGTTTAACGCTATTAACTCTTCGGAGTTGGCTGCGATTGAAAGAAAGTGGATTTTAAATCCTGCCGATAGAATTTATTCCTCGACCAAAAAACTCGTCCAGCTGAACTCAAAACAACGCGCCATGATAAAAAGCATGGGTGAGATTAAAGTCGGTTTTGTTAATAATTGGGCTCCGATGGAATATAAAAGCGACAATGGTGATTACGCAGGGATTAATAGCGAGGTATTTAAGATCATTTCGCAGGAGCTTGGTTTGAAGCTCAACTATGTCGAATTCAGTAATTGGCAGACATTGCTAGATGCGCTATTACGCGGTGATATCGACATGTCGGGTAGTATTGTGCCTACGGCGCAGCGTCAAGAGAAGTTAGTATTTTCCAACTCTTACTGGCCAGCGCCATGGGGATTGGTTAGCTCGTTAGATAGCGTTAGTATATTTAGTTTAACGGAGCTCAAAGGCTTGCGACTTGCGGTTGTTGAGGGCTACCATATTGTTACTGATTTAATGCAAGAGTACCCCACATTAGAGTTAGTATTGGTGCCCAATAGTCACGCTGGTCTAAATGCTGTAGATGAAGGCTTAGCGGATGTCTTTATCGATAAAGTGATGAATTTAAGTGCAGGGCTGAAAGAAGGCCAATTTTCTGAACTCAAAATGTCGATGTTGGTTGATTTTTCTGAGCAGCGTAGCCACATTGGTATCAATAAGCGACAACAGCTTTTGTTACCTTTCATTAATAGCGTCATTGACAACATTGATCGTGCTCAGCAGCAAAAGATTCATCAAAAATGGGTATCGCAAACAATAGAGTTTGGTCGTGAGGATTTTGAAAATAGATTGCGGTTAAGTATTATTGTTTTTAGTGCGCTTGCGGTATTGGTTATTGTGGCCTTGTTGGCAAATAGGCGTTTGCGCAGAGAAGTGGCGCTAAGAATTGCGGCCGAGAATAAGATGGCGCTGTTTGCTAAACATGACAGTTTAACCAAACTCCCTAATCGCTCAATGATAGAGGAACGATTGGAGCAGGCAATATTGACCCATAGTCGAGAAATGTCACAGTTTGCCGTTATTTTTGTTGATCTTGATGGTTTTAAAGCCATTAATGATGAATACGGTCATCATGTTGGTGACGACTATCTTATTGCGATTAGCCAAGCATTGAACAACGCTGTTAGACGTGCCGATACGGTCGGTAGATTAGGTGGCGATGAATTTATTGTCATACTTCATAAAGTGGATTCGATATCCGCGGTAAATGATGTAGCAGAACTGTTGCTACAGCGCTTGTCGAGCCCCTTTGTGATTGATCAACTTTCACTATCGGTATCTGCCAGTATGGGGATTGCGTTATACCCTGCGGATGGTGACAGTGTTGATACATTATTAAAGACGGCGGATAGGCATATGTATCGTGCTAAGAATGCCGGCGGAAAATCATCCAGAAATTCGCAACAGCAGTAA
- the aspS gene encoding aspartate--tRNA ligase — protein MRSHYCGDVNQSHVGQEVTLVGWVNRSRDLGGVVFLDLRDREGIVQVVYDPDLPEVFEIASTLRSEFCVQIKGRVSARPDSQINADMRTGEIEIFGSELTILNSSAPLPINMDKNQHNTEEQRLKYRYLDLRRPEMADRIVFRSKVTSAVRRFLDGNGFLDIETPILTKATPEGARDYLVPSRTYKGQFFALPQSPQLFKQLLMMSGFDRYYQIVKCFRDEDLRADRQPEFTQIDIETSFMSSAQVMAKTEEMTRGLFKELLNVDLGEFPKMTFAEAMRRYGSDKPDLRNPLELIDVADLVKDVEFAVFNGPANDPEGRVAVLSIPGGAKLSRKNLDDYAKYATIYGAKGLAWMKVNDLDKGMEGIQSPVLKFLTEDVVTALLERTGAQTGDLILFGADKANIVAEAMGALRLKAGEDFELLQGDWKPLWVVDFPMFEPTSDGGLHAMHHPFTAPSNMTPAELEANPIGAISDAYDMVLNGCELGGGSVRIHNSEMQSAVFRILGINDEEANEKFGFLLEALRYGTPPHAGLAFGLDRIIMLMTGASSIRDVMAFPKTTTAACPLTNAPGFANPVQLVELGICVIAEENKDEQ, from the coding sequence ATGCGCAGTCATTATTGTGGGGACGTTAATCAGTCTCACGTTGGTCAAGAAGTAACCCTAGTGGGTTGGGTTAATCGTAGCCGAGATTTAGGCGGCGTTGTTTTTCTCGACCTGCGTGATAGAGAAGGCATTGTTCAAGTTGTTTATGATCCAGATCTTCCTGAGGTGTTTGAGATAGCAAGCACCTTACGCAGTGAGTTTTGTGTTCAAATTAAAGGTCGAGTTAGCGCTAGACCCGATAGCCAGATTAATGCAGATATGCGCACCGGTGAAATCGAGATATTTGGATCTGAACTGACCATATTAAACAGCTCTGCTCCATTGCCAATTAATATGGACAAAAACCAGCACAATACTGAAGAGCAACGCTTAAAGTATCGCTACTTAGACTTACGTCGTCCTGAAATGGCTGACCGTATCGTATTCCGTTCTAAAGTGACCAGTGCTGTTAGACGTTTTCTTGATGGGAACGGTTTCTTAGATATTGAAACGCCAATCCTGACCAAAGCGACACCAGAAGGTGCACGTGATTACTTAGTGCCGAGTCGTACTTACAAAGGTCAGTTTTTCGCTTTGCCACAATCTCCACAGCTATTTAAGCAGTTGTTGATGATGTCTGGATTTGACCGCTATTACCAAATCGTGAAGTGCTTCCGTGATGAAGACTTACGTGCTGACCGTCAGCCAGAATTTACTCAGATAGATATTGAAACCTCGTTTATGTCTTCAGCGCAAGTGATGGCTAAAACAGAAGAGATGACTCGCGGTCTATTTAAAGAATTGTTGAATGTTGATTTGGGTGAATTCCCAAAAATGACCTTCGCTGAAGCGATGCGTCGTTACGGCTCAGATAAGCCAGATTTACGTAACCCACTTGAGCTAATTGATGTTGCTGACCTTGTAAAAGATGTTGAGTTTGCTGTGTTCAATGGCCCTGCAAACGATCCAGAAGGGCGAGTTGCCGTTCTTAGCATTCCTGGCGGCGCTAAACTTTCACGCAAGAATCTCGATGACTATGCAAAATATGCCACTATTTATGGCGCAAAAGGCTTAGCGTGGATGAAGGTTAATGACCTTGATAAAGGCATGGAAGGTATTCAATCTCCAGTGCTTAAGTTTTTAACTGAAGATGTTGTTACCGCACTGCTTGAGCGCACCGGTGCACAAACAGGTGATCTAATTCTGTTTGGCGCAGATAAAGCGAACATCGTTGCCGAAGCTATGGGCGCACTTCGTTTGAAAGCGGGTGAAGATTTTGAATTACTACAAGGCGATTGGAAACCGCTTTGGGTCGTTGACTTCCCGATGTTTGAGCCGACTTCAGATGGTGGATTGCATGCGATGCATCACCCATTCACCGCGCCGAGCAATATGACACCAGCAGAACTGGAAGCGAATCCTATTGGCGCTATTTCAGATGCCTACGATATGGTATTGAACGGTTGTGAGTTAGGTGGCGGTTCGGTACGTATCCATAATAGTGAGATGCAGTCAGCAGTATTTAGAATTCTAGGTATTAATGACGAAGAAGCGAACGAAAAGTTTGGCTTCCTACTTGAAGCGCTACGTTATGGTACGCCGCCACATGCAGGTTTAGCATTTGGTTTAGATCGCATCATCATGTTGATGACGGGCGCAAGCTCAATTCGTGATGTAATGGCATTTCCTAAAACAACAACGGCGGCATGTCCATTGACCAATGCGCCTGGCTTTGCAAATCCAGTGCAGTTAGTTGAACTGGGTATCTGTGTCATTGCGGAAGAGAACAAAGACGAGCAGTAA
- a CDS encoding YebC/PmpR family DNA-binding transcriptional regulator, giving the protein MAGHSKWDNIKHRKAAQDAKRGKLFTKFIRELTVAAREGGSDPDSNPRLRAAIDKSLSNNMTRDTVERAVKRGAGELDGQILETIIYEGYGPGGTAVLVETMTDNKNRTVSGVRNAFSKSGGNLGTDGSVAYLFDKKGIISYQDVDEDTVMDAALEAGADDVIAHEDGSIDVFTTPEDFGAVKDALDAAGLEAVNAEVTMLPSTTAELDASTAPKFLRLIDNLEDHDDVQEVYHNGGISDDVMAGLE; this is encoded by the coding sequence ATGGCAGGTCATAGTAAATGGGACAATATTAAGCACCGTAAAGCAGCGCAAGATGCTAAGCGTGGTAAGCTTTTTACTAAATTTATCCGTGAGCTCACTGTCGCTGCAAGAGAAGGTGGCTCTGATCCCGATTCAAATCCAAGATTGCGGGCAGCCATCGATAAATCATTATCAAATAACATGACGCGTGACACGGTTGAGCGAGCGGTAAAACGCGGTGCTGGCGAGTTAGATGGTCAAATATTAGAGACCATTATCTATGAAGGTTATGGTCCTGGCGGTACAGCGGTATTAGTTGAAACCATGACGGATAACAAAAACCGTACGGTTTCCGGCGTCAGAAATGCGTTTAGTAAATCAGGCGGCAACTTAGGCACCGATGGCTCTGTTGCTTATTTGTTTGATAAAAAAGGTATTATTTCTTATCAAGATGTAGATGAAGATACTGTTATGGACGCCGCACTTGAAGCTGGTGCTGATGATGTTATTGCGCATGAAGACGGTTCTATTGATGTATTCACCACACCAGAGGATTTTGGTGCAGTAAAAGATGCATTGGATGCTGCAGGGCTTGAAGCGGTGAATGCTGAAGTGACCATGTTGCCATCCACAACAGCGGAACTTGATGCGAGCACGGCACCAAAGTTTTTACGCTTAATCGATAATCTTGAAGATCATGATGATGTGCAAGAGGTTTACCACAATGGTGGGATTTCTGACGATGTCATGGCGGGGCTGGAATAA
- the ruvC gene encoding crossover junction endodeoxyribonuclease RuvC, translated as MAIILGVDPGSRITGYGVIQCIGRQHVYVGSGCIRTSSDELPLRLKQIFDGLSEIIRQYQPDEFAIERVFMAKNADSALKLGQARGAAIVAATAANLPVAEYSATQIKKSVVGTGRAQKEQVQHMIQQILKLPSAPQADAADALGVAVCHFHTSQSLVAMGGKANSSTYGRYK; from the coding sequence ATGGCAATTATTTTAGGCGTTGATCCAGGCTCTAGGATCACCGGTTATGGTGTTATTCAATGTATTGGTCGCCAACATGTTTATGTTGGTAGCGGTTGTATAAGAACCAGTTCAGACGAATTACCACTGCGTCTTAAGCAAATTTTTGATGGTCTTTCCGAAATTATCAGACAATACCAACCTGATGAATTTGCTATTGAACGGGTATTTATGGCTAAGAATGCTGATTCAGCACTTAAGCTTGGTCAAGCGCGTGGTGCTGCCATTGTGGCGGCCACCGCAGCAAATTTACCCGTTGCTGAATACAGTGCGACTCAAATAAAAAAATCAGTTGTCGGCACAGGTAGGGCACAAAAAGAGCAAGTACAGCACATGATCCAGCAAATTTTAAAGTTGCCGAGTGCACCTCAAGCCGATGCGGCTGACGCATTAGGGGTTGCGGTATGTCATTTTCATACAAGTCAAAGCTTGGTTGCTATGGGCGGCAAAGCGAATTCAAGTACATACGGAAGATATAAATGA
- the ruvA gene encoding Holliday junction branch migration protein RuvA, whose translation MIGRIRGLLVEKQAPEVLIDVGGVGYEIQMPLTSFYELPEIGLEAVVFTHFVVREDAQLLYGFISKQERALFRLLIKTNGVGPKLALTILSGMTAGEFVACVGRDDIATLVKLPGVGKKTAERLLIEMRDKLKSLMEASVGSEREFMLQSNYTVPVVANTAEEDAIGALLSLGYKPAQASKAVSAVYVDGIDSESLIKSALKSML comes from the coding sequence ATGATTGGTCGTATACGTGGTCTACTTGTAGAAAAACAAGCACCTGAAGTGCTTATCGATGTTGGCGGTGTGGGGTATGAGATCCAAATGCCACTGACAAGCTTTTATGAGTTACCCGAAATAGGATTAGAGGCCGTTGTTTTTACCCACTTCGTGGTCAGAGAAGATGCGCAATTATTGTATGGTTTTATCTCTAAGCAGGAACGTGCACTCTTTAGGTTGTTAATTAAGACTAATGGCGTCGGGCCAAAACTGGCGTTGACCATTTTATCGGGCATGACAGCGGGTGAGTTTGTCGCTTGCGTAGGCAGAGATGATATTGCTACGTTGGTAAAGTTGCCTGGCGTCGGTAAGAAAACGGCGGAACGTTTGCTCATTGAAATGCGTGATAAGCTCAAGAGCCTGATGGAAGCATCGGTAGGATCTGAAAGAGAGTTTATGCTGCAATCAAACTATACCGTTCCCGTAGTCGCCAATACTGCCGAAGAAGATGCTATTGGCGCACTGTTGTCGCTCGGATATAAACCAGCGCAAGCGAGTAAAGCTGTTTCTGCAGTGTATGTTGACGGTATAGACTCTGAATCGCTGATTAAATCAGCACTTAAATCGATGCTTTAA
- the ruvB gene encoding Holliday junction branch migration DNA helicase RuvB, with amino-acid sequence MIEADRLIQPHVIEPIEVIDRAMRPKLLDEYTGQDDTRAQLKIFIEAAQKRGEALDHMLIYGPPGLGKTTLAMIVANEMGVNIKSTSGPVLEKAGDLAALLTNLEENDVLFIDEIHRLSSVVEEILYPAMEDYQLDIMIGEGPAARSIKLDLPAFTLVGATTRAGSLTSPLRARFGIPLRLEFYNVKDLSTIVLRSAKVMDLEIDEEGAVEIAKRSRGTPRIANRLLRRVRDFAEVKHSGDVTKVIAELALDMLDVDAEGFDYMDRKLLLAIIDKFMGGPVGLDNLAAAIGEERETIEDVLEPFLIQQGFIQRTPRGRIATQRAYNHFNMIQPESK; translated from the coding sequence ATGATTGAAGCTGATCGCCTAATACAACCACACGTTATCGAACCTATAGAAGTCATTGATAGGGCGATGCGTCCTAAACTTTTGGACGAGTATACTGGGCAAGATGATACTCGCGCACAGTTGAAAATCTTTATTGAAGCCGCGCAAAAGCGTGGCGAAGCGTTAGATCATATGCTGATTTATGGTCCTCCGGGTCTTGGAAAGACAACATTGGCGATGATTGTTGCCAATGAAATGGGCGTGAATATAAAGTCTACATCAGGGCCTGTGCTAGAAAAGGCGGGTGATTTAGCGGCTTTGTTGACTAACCTTGAAGAGAACGACGTTTTATTTATTGATGAAATTCATCGATTAAGTTCGGTAGTAGAAGAGATTTTGTATCCCGCGATGGAAGACTACCAATTAGATATTATGATTGGTGAAGGACCAGCGGCGCGTTCTATTAAGCTGGATCTACCGGCATTTACATTAGTGGGAGCCACCACAAGAGCCGGTTCATTGACCTCTCCGTTACGGGCGAGATTTGGTATTCCGCTGCGCTTAGAGTTTTACAACGTTAAAGATTTATCCACCATTGTGCTCCGCTCTGCAAAAGTGATGGACTTAGAAATTGACGAAGAAGGCGCGGTTGAAATAGCCAAACGTTCTCGTGGTACACCTCGTATTGCCAATCGTTTACTGCGGCGAGTACGTGACTTTGCAGAGGTTAAACATAGTGGAGATGTGACCAAAGTGATTGCAGAGTTAGCCTTAGACATGCTCGATGTCGATGCGGAAGGTTTTGATTATATGGATCGAAAACTACTTCTTGCCATTATCGACAAATTTATGGGTGGCCCTGTAGGGCTTGATAACTTAGCGGCAGCCATTGGTGAAGAGCGCGAAACGATTGAAGACGTACTGGAACCATTTTTGATCCAACAAGGATTTATACAAAGAACGCCACGTGGACGTATTGCAACGCAACGGGCCTATAACCATTTTAATATGATCCAACCAGAATCTAAATAA
- a CDS encoding TonB-dependent receptor — translation MNRPSKLASAIKFGLIASVSTSAITVSTAAYAEEEAKVERIAVTGSRIQRQDMETASPVTVIDAATIKAEGFTSVDQMLQAQTSMAGAAVGSSTNNGADGVAQVDLRGMGSQRTLVLLNGRRMVNSGSGADSAVDLNSIPVAMIARVEILKDGASAVYGSDAIAGVVNIITKKDFDGFQIDVTGGMTDKSDGENGEISALYGFNTDTGNYTFGAAYSERRGVVQSDRDWTDPGNSSFTPNGGIVGNQLDENGNPILDDKGNNKTEVKNNDGTAWVPQGQGYDYTQDSFYQTPSKRYSLFANMTQELGNELVLTGDILYTKRKSNQQLAPQPANLQLDVCKTGQDPLTCAEITPEMAAGGIVADDKGEINYRKRMNDVGPRVYTQDTDTLRVSAALAGSIDVNTGMDWDISYTYGKNKAETAVENSINASIMTDAIYADQDAWFSGQPMTDQALLDSVAYTENADGGNEQHVFSAGLTGELFDLDAGAVAYAIGAEYRYESGFYNPDPIVVAGESTAAQQDPTDGNYNVISVFQEVSVPFTDKLTGEFALRFDDYSTFGNASTWKIGLTYAATDDLMIRTVAATGFRAPSVSELYGGNSGSFDYLKDPWGNEQDPQILVIRTSDEDLKPEESESYTAGLVYSPSYVDGMSLTVDYWRFKVKNAIARMDTQNGLNNCFAGDQAACEAFNIGANGDLDNLTNSLTNVGYQDTSGIDFNLAYSFEVLNLDWTVSNDTTYLLNFEQDGVDYTNTIDGNFGAYAQVRNNFSIKAGQDDWNVMYFNRYIGEMDDLGEGTKVDAILYHNVSASYFINDAWMLSAGVKNLTDEEPSNVSNGSDGGTVPEVYDTIGRQYYAGVTVKF, via the coding sequence ATGAACAGACCATCGAAATTGGCCTCTGCAATAAAGTTCGGATTGATCGCATCTGTATCTACATCAGCAATTACTGTTTCTACAGCAGCCTACGCTGAAGAGGAAGCTAAAGTAGAGCGTATCGCTGTAACCGGCTCCCGTATTCAACGACAGGATATGGAAACAGCCTCTCCAGTTACCGTTATTGACGCAGCAACAATTAAAGCTGAAGGCTTTACTTCTGTTGACCAAATGCTACAAGCACAAACTTCTATGGCTGGTGCTGCTGTTGGTTCAAGTACTAACAACGGTGCAGACGGTGTTGCTCAAGTTGACCTTCGTGGTATGGGCTCACAGCGTACGTTAGTATTGCTTAACGGTCGCCGTATGGTTAACTCAGGTTCAGGTGCTGATAGCGCTGTGGATCTTAACTCTATCCCTGTTGCAATGATTGCACGTGTAGAGATTCTAAAAGATGGTGCATCAGCAGTCTATGGCTCTGACGCTATTGCAGGTGTTGTTAACATCATCACTAAAAAAGATTTTGATGGCTTCCAGATAGATGTAACTGGTGGCATGACTGATAAGAGCGACGGTGAAAACGGCGAAATCAGTGCTCTTTACGGTTTTAATACCGATACAGGTAACTACACATTCGGTGCTGCTTACTCTGAGCGTCGTGGTGTTGTTCAATCTGATCGTGACTGGACAGATCCAGGTAACAGTTCATTTACACCAAATGGCGGCATTGTTGGAAATCAATTGGATGAGAATGGAAATCCAATACTAGATGACAAAGGCAACAATAAAACAGAAGTTAAGAATAATGATGGCACTGCGTGGGTTCCCCAAGGGCAAGGCTATGATTATACCCAAGACAGTTTTTACCAGACTCCAAGTAAGCGTTACAGCTTATTTGCTAACATGACTCAAGAGCTTGGCAATGAGCTAGTGCTAACGGGTGATATTCTTTACACCAAGCGTAAGTCAAACCAGCAGTTGGCGCCTCAGCCAGCAAATTTACAACTAGATGTCTGTAAGACAGGTCAAGATCCATTAACTTGTGCAGAGATTACGCCTGAAATGGCAGCTGGCGGTATTGTTGCTGATGATAAAGGCGAGATAAACTACAGAAAACGTATGAATGACGTTGGTCCTCGTGTTTATACTCAGGACACTGATACATTACGTGTCTCAGCTGCTCTTGCAGGTTCAATTGATGTCAATACCGGTATGGACTGGGATATTTCCTATACTTACGGTAAAAACAAAGCTGAAACAGCGGTAGAAAACTCGATCAATGCATCAATCATGACAGATGCAATCTATGCCGATCAAGATGCATGGTTTAGTGGCCAGCCAATGACGGACCAAGCATTACTTGATAGTGTTGCTTATACTGAAAATGCTGATGGCGGTAACGAGCAACATGTATTCTCCGCGGGTCTAACCGGTGAGCTTTTTGACCTTGATGCAGGTGCTGTAGCTTACGCTATCGGTGCAGAATACCGTTATGAGAGTGGTTTCTATAATCCAGACCCAATTGTGGTTGCAGGTGAAAGTACCGCTGCTCAACAAGATCCTACTGATGGTAACTACAACGTAATTTCTGTTTTCCAAGAAGTCAGCGTGCCTTTTACTGATAAGCTAACCGGTGAATTCGCGCTTCGTTTCGACGATTACTCTACATTCGGTAACGCATCGACTTGGAAAATTGGTCTAACATACGCAGCGACTGATGACTTAATGATCCGTACAGTTGCGGCGACAGGTTTCCGTGCACCAAGTGTCAGCGAGCTATACGGCGGAAACTCAGGTTCATTCGATTATCTTAAAGATCCATGGGGTAATGAGCAAGACCCACAGATCTTAGTTATTCGAACCTCTGATGAAGATCTTAAACCTGAAGAGTCAGAGTCTTACACTGCGGGTTTAGTGTATTCGCCTAGCTATGTTGATGGCATGTCACTGACTGTCGATTACTGGCGCTTTAAAGTGAAGAATGCAATTGCACGTATGGATACCCAAAATGGTTTGAACAACTGTTTTGCGGGTGACCAAGCAGCGTGTGAAGCCTTTAATATTGGTGCAAACGGTGATCTAGATAACCTTACCAATTCACTAACTAACGTCGGTTACCAAGACACTAGCGGTATCGATTTTAACCTAGCGTATAGCTTTGAAGTGTTAAACCTAGACTGGACCGTTAGCAATGACACCACTTACTTGCTGAACTTTGAGCAAGATGGCGTAGATTACACTAATACTATCGATGGTAACTTCGGTGCATATGCTCAAGTACGTAATAACTTTAGCATCAAAGCCGGTCAAGATGATTGGAATGTTATGTACTTCAACCGTTACATCGGTGAGATGGATGACTTAGGCGAAGGCACTAAGGTTGATGCGATTCTTTACCATAACGTTTCAGCAAGCTACTTCATCAACGACGCTTGGATGTTAAGCGCTGGTGTTAAGAACTTGACTGACGAAGAGCCTTCAAACGTCTCTAACGGTAGTGATGGCGGTACCGTACCAGAAGTTTACGACACAATTGGTCGCCAGTACTATGCAGGTGTAACTGTTAAGTTCTAA
- the gloA gene encoding lactoylglutathione lyase encodes MAQLLHTMLRVGNLERSIEFYTQVMGMKLLRKSENSEYKYTLAFVGYDEESTGSAVIELTYNWGTEEYDMGNAFGHIAIGEEDIYARCEAIANAGAKVIRPAGPVAGGSTVIAFVEDPDGYKIELIQMSSSQQGLG; translated from the coding sequence ATGGCACAGTTACTACATACCATGTTACGCGTAGGAAATTTGGAGCGCAGTATTGAATTTTACACCCAAGTTATGGGCATGAAATTATTACGTAAAAGCGAAAATAGTGAATACAAATATACCCTAGCATTTGTTGGCTACGATGAAGAGTCTACAGGCAGTGCGGTGATTGAACTGACCTATAACTGGGGGACTGAAGAATATGACATGGGTAACGCTTTTGGCCATATAGCCATAGGTGAAGAAGATATTTATGCCCGTTGTGAAGCAATAGCCAACGCTGGCGCTAAAGTTATACGTCCAGCGGGTCCCGTTGCTGGCGGCAGTACTGTCATTGCCTTCGTAGAAGACCCTGATGGTTATAAGATCGAGTTAATCCAAATGAGCTCATCTCAGCAAGGCTTGGGATAA